In the Bordetella genomosp. 10 genome, one interval contains:
- a CDS encoding aspartate/glutamate racemase family protein: MTHDPNHVRPVVHGLTLGVLMLDTRFTRFPGEIGNAATWSVPLQFKIVRGATPARVIEDRGRGLLDPFVDAAQELIDMGVRGITTSCGFLALFQRELSARLSVPVATSSLLQVPMVERMLPAGKRVGILTINRTALTGAHLAAVGVDGATPIAGMPEDSLFRRVFTDRASPSEADFAVLQREMVAAARALAASHPEVGAIVFECTNMPPFAAAVREATGLPVFDVVGMLRWFIDAIRLQSGLQPAPQSGLQPGLQAE; encoded by the coding sequence ATGACCCACGATCCGAACCACGTCCGCCCCGTCGTCCACGGCCTCACGCTGGGCGTGCTCATGCTGGACACCCGCTTCACGCGCTTCCCGGGTGAAATCGGCAACGCCGCCACCTGGTCCGTGCCGCTGCAATTCAAGATCGTGCGCGGCGCGACGCCGGCGCGGGTCATCGAGGACCGCGGCCGCGGCCTGCTCGATCCTTTCGTCGACGCGGCGCAGGAATTGATCGACATGGGGGTGCGCGGCATCACGACCAGTTGCGGTTTCCTCGCCCTGTTCCAACGGGAGTTGAGCGCCAGGCTGTCCGTTCCGGTCGCGACCAGCTCGCTGCTACAGGTTCCCATGGTCGAGCGCATGCTGCCGGCGGGCAAGCGCGTGGGCATACTCACCATCAACCGGACCGCCCTGACCGGCGCCCACCTTGCCGCCGTCGGCGTGGACGGCGCGACGCCGATCGCGGGCATGCCGGAAGACAGTCTTTTCCGGCGCGTGTTCACCGACCGGGCATCTCCTTCGGAAGCCGATTTCGCCGTCCTCCAGCGGGAAATGGTGGCGGCGGCGCGCGCGCTGGCCGCCAGCCATCCCGAGGTTGGCGCCATCGTCTTCGAATGCACCAATATGCCGCCTTTCGCGGCGGCGGTCCGCGAAGCGACCGGGCTGCCCGTCTTCGACGTGGTGGGCATGCTGCGGTGGTTCATCGACGCGATACGGTTGCAGTCGGGATTGCAGCCGGCACCGCAGTCGGGACTCCAACCGGGACTGCAAGCGGAATAG
- a CDS encoding FAD-dependent oxidoreductase, producing the protein MPMSSAALAQSACCDLLVVGAGPAGVSAAIEAATRGARVLLVEQRPHAGGAIHRAAHDGGPCAAPMPARHKKNWAALQRELARLADRIRVLTSAVFLGIDGDGVCMIDSREAGAVKLARPRAVIFATGATERAPHVPGWELPGVVTAGGLQVQLKESGQAPRGRILIAGNGPLPLALGAQLAAMGNAPVAVLEAAALFRNLWTRPGAVFGLAAGPRQLLEAAGYFRRLRAAQVPYRTATAVVAVSLGGVAGIAGEMGVAGAAGASDAANAANAANAANAAGGAGALRVRTRDWRGRERDYEVDLLVLHGGLVANDRGIPAGDVHGIVIARAGDCNEVLGADAALTEGRRVAAMVMSRLNGRPSHHGSATLDAGAPSSSATAGKPASADENAPQGAAATFQKSLRRLFAPALASMPPIDAHTVICRCEGVTRRALAEQDLHSARELRLVGRVGMGLCQGRFCAHAASMAAPDEDGVLTLADIDGAIPRWPIRPVSVTALAGAEDL; encoded by the coding sequence ATGCCGATGTCATCCGCGGCCCTGGCGCAGTCCGCCTGCTGTGACCTTCTGGTGGTGGGCGCCGGTCCGGCCGGCGTCAGCGCGGCGATAGAGGCCGCGACGCGCGGGGCGCGCGTCCTGCTGGTCGAGCAGCGTCCCCATGCCGGCGGCGCCATTCATCGCGCCGCCCACGACGGCGGTCCCTGCGCGGCGCCGATGCCGGCGCGGCACAAGAAGAACTGGGCCGCGTTGCAGCGGGAACTGGCGCGTTTGGCGGATCGCATCCGCGTGCTGACGTCGGCGGTCTTCCTGGGCATCGATGGCGACGGCGTTTGCATGATCGATAGCCGCGAGGCCGGGGCGGTGAAGCTGGCGCGGCCGCGGGCCGTCATCTTCGCCACGGGCGCCACGGAGCGGGCGCCGCATGTGCCGGGCTGGGAATTGCCCGGCGTCGTGACGGCGGGCGGGCTTCAGGTGCAGTTGAAGGAAAGCGGCCAGGCGCCGCGCGGCCGCATCCTGATCGCGGGCAACGGTCCCTTGCCGTTGGCGCTGGGGGCGCAATTGGCGGCGATGGGGAATGCCCCGGTGGCCGTGCTGGAGGCGGCGGCGTTATTTCGCAATCTGTGGACGCGGCCCGGGGCGGTGTTCGGGCTGGCGGCGGGGCCCCGGCAGTTGCTGGAGGCGGCCGGCTACTTCCGCCGCTTGCGCGCGGCACAAGTGCCGTATCGCACGGCGACGGCGGTGGTTGCCGTGAGCCTGGGCGGTGTGGCGGGTATCGCCGGTGAGATGGGCGTGGCCGGTGCCGCCGGTGCATCGGACGCAGCCAATGCGGCCAATGCAGCCAATGCAGCCAATGCAGCCGGTGGCGCGGGTGCGTTGCGTGTGCGGACTCGTGATTGGCGGGGGCGCGAGCGGGACTATGAGGTTGACCTGCTGGTGTTGCATGGCGGGCTGGTCGCCAACGATCGCGGCATTCCGGCCGGGGATGTGCACGGCATCGTCATCGCCAGGGCGGGCGATTGCAATGAGGTGCTGGGGGCGGACGCGGCGTTGACCGAAGGACGGCGCGTGGCCGCCATGGTCATGAGCCGATTGAACGGGCGGCCATCTCATCATGGCTCGGCGACGCTGGACGCCGGTGCGCCGTCATCGTCGGCGACGGCGGGCAAGCCCGCGTCGGCGGACGAGAATGCGCCCCAAGGCGCGGCAGCCACGTTCCAAAAGTCGCTCCGGCGCCTGTTCGCCCCGGCGCTGGCATCCATGCCTCCAATAGATGCCCACACCGTCATCTGCCGCTGCGAAGGCGTTACCCGCCGCGCGTTGGCGGAGCAGGACCTGCATTCGGCGCGCGAGCTGCGGCTGGTCGGCCGCGTCGGCATGGGCTTGTGCCAGGGCCGTTTCTGCGCTCACGCGGCGAGCATGGCCGCACCGGACGAGGACGGCGTCCTGACGCTGGCGGACATCGACGGCGCGATACCCCGATGGCCGATCCGGCCCGTTTCCGTCACGGCGCTGGCGGGCGCGGAGGATCTTTGA
- a CDS encoding 2Fe-2S iron-sulfur cluster-binding protein codes for MMHFYWNGRAISFRDGETLALALRRAEVEDFGPAAGGQRARYFCGIGQCQGCLVSVDGGAAVESCLTLARAGAVVAPGAF; via the coding sequence ATGATGCATTTTTATTGGAATGGCCGCGCCATTTCCTTCCGCGACGGCGAAACGCTGGCGTTGGCCTTGCGCCGCGCCGAGGTCGAGGATTTCGGGCCGGCGGCGGGCGGGCAGCGGGCGCGGTATTTCTGCGGCATCGGGCAATGCCAGGGCTGCCTGGTGTCGGTGGACGGCGGGGCGGCCGTGGAGTCCTGCCTGACCTTGGCGCGGGCGGGCGCGGTGGTCGCGCCGGGCGCGTTTTGA
- a CDS encoding NAD(P)/FAD-dependent oxidoreductase, whose amino-acid sequence MDTGAAAPTGGDFRVLVVGAGIVGASAAYFLRQAGCAVTVLDAGTPSAGASGASDGLVSVGSKKPGFLMNIARNARDLYVELTRDGLLRGLFQQRPTFLFARNEAEAELMALHGRDLESAGVRVERLSGAAFGACVPGVSPAIVGALAVPDDGHALGYQIVDRMLKRSAAHIVRHAAARAIKVEGGRAVGVETDAGTFGGDAVLIAAGLGSTALAGLGEILVPRKGQIVITDRATDNVPAFAGPLMSAAYLAAKRSADASRRNPVSLVIDPLNTGQLLIGGTREEGLADRETTVRHVATILREALDAYPPLARRRVIRTFSGVRTASVDGLPIVGRHPGIGGLAIATGFEGDGICLGPLMGKLAAEIVLGRPGSLDIEALSPARFARAAAGEALAGASS is encoded by the coding sequence ATGGATACAGGGGCAGCAGCACCCACGGGCGGCGACTTCCGCGTCCTTGTGGTGGGCGCGGGCATCGTCGGCGCGTCCGCCGCGTATTTCCTGCGGCAGGCCGGCTGCGCGGTGACCGTGCTGGATGCCGGCACGCCCTCGGCCGGGGCCTCGGGCGCTTCCGACGGGCTGGTGTCGGTGGGCAGCAAGAAGCCCGGTTTCCTGATGAATATCGCCCGCAACGCGCGGGACCTGTATGTCGAACTGACCCGCGACGGCTTGCTGCGCGGCCTGTTCCAGCAGCGTCCCACCTTTCTTTTCGCGCGCAACGAGGCCGAGGCCGAACTCATGGCCCTGCACGGCCGCGATCTGGAAAGCGCCGGCGTGCGGGTGGAGCGCTTGAGCGGAGCGGCGTTCGGGGCTTGCGTTCCCGGCGTGTCGCCCGCCATCGTCGGAGCGCTTGCCGTGCCGGACGACGGCCATGCGCTGGGCTACCAGATCGTCGACCGCATGCTCAAGCGGTCCGCCGCGCATATCGTCCGCCATGCGGCGGCGCGCGCGATCAAGGTCGAGGGGGGACGCGCCGTCGGCGTGGAGACCGATGCCGGGACCTTCGGCGGCGATGCCGTCTTGATCGCCGCCGGGCTGGGCTCGACGGCGCTGGCCGGGTTGGGCGAGATCCTGGTGCCGCGCAAGGGGCAGATCGTGATCACGGACCGGGCCACTGACAATGTGCCGGCCTTTGCCGGACCGCTGATGTCGGCGGCCTACCTGGCCGCCAAGCGCAGCGCCGACGCATCCCGGCGCAATCCCGTGAGCTTGGTCATCGATCCCTTGAATACGGGGCAATTGCTGATCGGCGGGACGCGCGAGGAAGGCCTGGCCGACCGGGAGACCACCGTGCGGCATGTCGCCACCATCTTGCGCGAGGCCCTGGACGCCTATCCTCCGCTGGCGCGCCGGCGGGTGATCCGCACGTTCTCCGGCGTGCGGACGGCGAGCGTGGATGGACTGCCCATCGTCGGGCGGCATCCGGGTATCGGCGGGCTGGCCATCGCCACCGGTTTCGAGGGCGATGGCATCTGTCTCGGACCCTTGATGGGCAAGCTGGCGGCCGAGATCGTGCTGGGGCGGCCGGGCAGCCTGGATATCGAGGCCTTGTCGCCCGCGCGCTTCGCCAGGGCGGCGGCGGGCGAGGCCTTGGCGGGAGCGTCGTCATGA
- a CDS encoding arginase family protein, whose product MGLPASRSPDAGVPRACVVGIPFDCGTHPFRVGSRQGPDAIREQSRLLRPFDLFRRAGVDNPSAFLRAVDLGNVVCQPGDTDYSYPRIEAAIAQVLDSGAIPISMGGDGAVTLPQLRAVSRRHPGFVVLHIDSHTDTYPIPGYNTATTFTRAAEESLLDVGASYHVGTRGQSFMGGVIEYGREVGYTVVPFDEFMADRGAVVERIRAGIGDRPVYLCFDMDIFDPSCAPGVCTPEWGGLSPREGLDLLRSLSGLNYVAFDVNTVSPPQDVQGATAFLAATVLQECCVLAAAAVQAYPQGRPA is encoded by the coding sequence ATGGGCCTGCCCGCCAGCCGCTCCCCCGACGCCGGCGTGCCCCGGGCCTGCGTGGTGGGCATCCCCTTCGATTGCGGCACGCATCCCTTCCGCGTCGGCTCGCGCCAGGGCCCGGACGCCATCCGCGAACAATCGCGCCTGCTGCGTCCCTTCGACCTGTTCCGCCGCGCGGGCGTCGACAATCCCTCGGCCTTCCTGCGCGCGGTGGACCTGGGCAACGTCGTCTGCCAGCCGGGCGATACCGATTACTCCTACCCCCGCATCGAAGCCGCCATCGCGCAGGTGCTGGACAGCGGCGCCATCCCCATCTCCATGGGCGGCGACGGGGCCGTGACGCTGCCGCAGTTGCGCGCCGTCTCCCGCCGCCATCCCGGCTTCGTGGTGCTGCACATCGACTCGCACACCGACACCTATCCCATTCCCGGCTACAACACCGCCACCACCTTCACCCGCGCCGCGGAGGAGTCCCTGCTGGACGTGGGCGCGAGCTACCACGTCGGAACGCGGGGCCAGTCCTTCATGGGCGGCGTCATCGAGTACGGCCGCGAGGTGGGCTACACCGTGGTGCCCTTCGACGAGTTCATGGCGGACCGGGGCGCCGTCGTCGAGCGCATCCGCGCCGGCATCGGCGACCGTCCCGTCTACCTGTGCTTCGACATGGACATCTTCGATCCCTCCTGCGCGCCCGGCGTCTGCACTCCCGAATGGGGCGGCCTGTCGCCGCGCGAAGGCCTGGACCTGCTGCGCAGCCTCTCGGGACTGAACTACGTGGCGTTCGACGTCAACACCGTTTCGCCGCCGCAGGACGTGCAGGGCGCCACCGCGTTCCTGGCGGCGACCGTGCTCCAGGAATGCTGCGTCCTGGCCGCCGCCGCGGTCCAGGCGTATCCACAGGGCCGGCCCGCCTGA
- a CDS encoding ABC transporter substrate-binding protein: protein MMFKTIAAGLMLAGLLLQPAAARTLDEVRADGTLKVVTTASSPPHGFKNPASNQLEGIMVDVAAGVAKRLKLKAAYTEVPFSGLIPTLTSGRADLMSGPLFITPERAKVVDFSVPVYEWGEGVVVSDKAAKPYTKFEDMQGKRVGVLVDSVQFNMIKDMPGTKVSTYPDYVTLIADVRAGRIDLGVVDPPSIIYQIKSKGISGVKLDTAYQPQKKWQVGMAVDKGNTALLQAVNQALGEMKSSGEMAEIGRKWGVSDLLAK, encoded by the coding sequence ATGATGTTCAAGACGATCGCCGCCGGCCTGATGCTCGCCGGTCTGCTGTTGCAGCCCGCCGCCGCGCGCACGCTGGACGAGGTGCGCGCCGACGGCACGCTCAAGGTGGTGACCACCGCGTCCTCGCCGCCGCACGGTTTCAAGAACCCGGCCTCCAACCAGTTGGAGGGCATCATGGTCGACGTGGCCGCCGGCGTGGCCAAGCGCCTCAAGCTCAAGGCCGCCTATACCGAGGTCCCCTTCTCCGGCCTGATTCCCACCCTGACTTCCGGCCGCGCCGACCTGATGTCCGGCCCCCTGTTCATCACCCCGGAACGCGCCAAGGTGGTCGACTTCTCCGTTCCCGTCTACGAATGGGGCGAAGGCGTGGTCGTCTCCGACAAGGCCGCCAAGCCGTACACGAAGTTCGAGGACATGCAGGGCAAGCGGGTGGGCGTGCTGGTGGACTCGGTGCAGTTCAACATGATCAAGGACATGCCCGGCACCAAGGTGTCGACCTATCCCGACTACGTCACGCTCATCGCCGACGTGCGCGCCGGCCGCATCGACCTGGGCGTGGTGGATCCCCCGAGCATCATCTACCAGATCAAGAGCAAGGGCATCTCCGGCGTGAAGCTGGACACCGCCTACCAGCCCCAGAAGAAATGGCAGGTCGGCATGGCGGTCGACAAGGGCAATACGGCGCTGCTGCAAGCCGTCAACCAGGCCCTGGGCGAGATGAAAAGCAGCGGCGAGATGGCCGAGATCGGACGCAAGTGGGGCGTGTCCGACCTGCTGGCCAAGTAA
- a CDS encoding amino acid ABC transporter permease: protein MTLDILRMYLSPLAEGATWTLALFFCSAFLAVALGLLVCLCRMSRSPVASRLARGYIEIIRGTPLLLQLFYIYYGLPQMGVVIDGFVAGVLGLTLNFGAYLAELFRSGIQSVDAGQYEAARALGLNRRQRLHRVVLPQALRTVFPALGNYALVLVKETSLVAVISVYELMRAGEMLAGATFQALTVYTLVGLIYFAMCSALSYLFRRSEKRLTVPGYWSGAGENHDISKA from the coding sequence ATGACCCTCGACATCTTGCGCATGTACCTCTCGCCGCTGGCCGAAGGCGCGACCTGGACGCTGGCGCTGTTCTTCTGTTCGGCCTTCCTGGCGGTGGCGCTGGGGCTGCTGGTGTGCCTCTGTCGCATGTCGCGCTCGCCGGTGGCCAGCCGGCTGGCGCGCGGCTACATCGAAATCATCCGGGGCACGCCGCTGTTGCTGCAGTTGTTCTACATCTACTACGGTCTGCCCCAGATGGGCGTCGTCATCGACGGCTTCGTGGCCGGCGTGCTGGGGCTGACGCTGAACTTCGGCGCCTACCTGGCCGAACTGTTCCGCAGCGGCATCCAGTCCGTCGACGCCGGCCAGTACGAAGCGGCGCGCGCGCTGGGCCTGAACCGGCGGCAGCGCCTGCATCGCGTCGTGCTGCCGCAGGCCTTGCGCACGGTATTTCCCGCGCTGGGCAACTATGCGCTGGTACTGGTCAAGGAAACCTCGCTGGTGGCGGTGATCAGCGTCTACGAATTGATGCGCGCGGGCGAAATGCTGGCCGGCGCCACCTTCCAGGCATTGACCGTCTACACGCTGGTGGGACTGATCTACTTCGCCATGTGCAGCGCCCTGTCCTATCTGTTCCGCCGCTCCGAGAAACGGCTGACGGTGCCCGGCTACTGGAGCGGCGCGGGCGAGAACCACGACATCAGCAAGGCATGA
- a CDS encoding amino acid ABC transporter ATP-binding protein: MDARHAGASVPMITLSEVSKWYGAQQVLHDVSLEVRAGDRLILCGPSGSGKSTTIRLINRLEEHQRGRIVVDGIELGDDVSSVERIRAEVGMVFQHFNLFPHLTVLDNCTLAPLLVKRVPPAQARERAMQYLERVRIPQLAEKFPGEISGGQKQRVAIARALCMQPKVMLFDEPTSALDPEMVKEVLDTMVELARDGMTMICVTHEMGFAREVGDRVVFMDQGRVVEMDSPERFFQSPSTERARAFLGQILG, translated from the coding sequence ATGGATGCAAGGCATGCGGGCGCAAGCGTCCCGATGATCACGCTGAGCGAAGTCAGCAAATGGTACGGCGCGCAGCAGGTGCTGCACGACGTATCGCTGGAGGTGCGCGCGGGCGATCGGCTCATCCTGTGCGGGCCCTCGGGCTCCGGCAAGTCGACGACGATACGGCTGATCAACCGGCTGGAGGAACACCAGCGCGGCCGCATCGTGGTCGACGGCATCGAGCTCGGCGACGACGTGTCCAGCGTCGAGCGCATTCGCGCCGAAGTGGGCATGGTGTTCCAGCACTTCAACCTTTTCCCGCACCTGACGGTCCTGGACAACTGCACGCTCGCGCCCCTGCTGGTCAAGCGCGTGCCGCCCGCCCAGGCGCGCGAGCGGGCCATGCAGTACCTGGAGCGCGTGCGCATCCCGCAGCTTGCCGAAAAATTCCCCGGCGAGATCTCCGGCGGCCAGAAGCAGCGCGTGGCGATCGCCCGCGCCCTGTGCATGCAGCCCAAGGTCATGCTGTTCGACGAACCGACGTCGGCGCTGGACCCGGAGATGGTCAAGGAGGTGCTGGACACCATGGTCGAACTGGCGCGCGACGGCATGACCATGATCTGCGTCACGCACGAAATGGGATTCGCCCGGGAAGTCGGCGACCGCGTCGTTTTCATGGACCAGGGAAGAGTGGTGGAGATGGACAGCCCCGAACGGTTCTTCCAGTCGCCATCGACCGAGCGGGCGCGCGCCTTCCTCGGACAGATATTGGGATAG
- a CDS encoding IclR family transcriptional regulator, giving the protein MSVASLEDSPLFVSALARGISLLRAFSESSPAMTLPELAQATGLTKSAVQRFAHTLWTLGYLRKDPASKKFSLAPLSLELGMRYTQTSALVLGGNPFLHSLNRTSQETCSLAEPDGTDMVYVARFATHKQMFVHMPVGMRLPMFCTAAGRAVLSRLEPARARGLLERSRRVAYTPSTITGIDRLMEELEFTRHHGYARSDGEFYPGDITISAPVMDAGDTPVGAVNVSVPSSRWSFAEAQAVFGPQVLETAHAIRASRTLGRMHPYYDMAAPLPA; this is encoded by the coding sequence ATGTCCGTCGCGTCGCTCGAAGATTCCCCCCTGTTCGTCTCCGCCCTGGCGCGCGGCATTTCCCTGCTGCGCGCGTTCAGCGAAAGCAGCCCCGCCATGACGCTGCCGGAACTGGCCCAGGCGACGGGACTGACCAAGAGCGCGGTGCAGCGCTTCGCCCACACCTTGTGGACCCTGGGCTACCTGCGCAAGGATCCGGCCAGCAAGAAATTCTCGCTGGCGCCCTTGTCGCTCGAACTCGGCATGCGCTACACCCAGACCAGCGCGCTGGTGCTGGGCGGCAATCCCTTCCTGCATTCGCTGAACCGCACCAGCCAGGAAACCTGCAGCCTGGCCGAGCCCGACGGCACCGACATGGTCTACGTGGCGCGCTTCGCCACGCACAAGCAGATGTTCGTCCATATGCCGGTGGGCATGCGCCTGCCGATGTTCTGCACCGCCGCCGGCCGCGCCGTGCTGTCGCGCCTGGAGCCGGCGCGCGCGCGCGGCCTGCTGGAACGCAGCCGGCGCGTGGCGTATACGCCCTCCACCATCACCGGCATCGACCGCCTGATGGAGGAGCTGGAATTCACCCGGCACCACGGCTATGCGCGGTCCGACGGCGAGTTCTATCCCGGCGACATCACCATCAGCGCCCCGGTGATGGACGCCGGCGATACGCCGGTGGGCGCCGTCAATGTGTCGGTGCCGTCCAGCCGCTGGTCCTTCGCGGAAGCGCAGGCCGTGTTCGGTCCCCAGGTATTGGAAACCGCGCACGCCATCCGGGCATCGCGGACGCTGGGACGCATGCATCCCTACTACGACATGGCCGCGCCGCTTCCCGCCTGA
- a CDS encoding fumarylacetoacetate hydrolase family protein, with protein MLTPENTLPADGAGATLVGRAWTPGHAGGPGGPSPVVLRGDGVYDLSAAFPTLSELLDAADPAQAVRAAEGRRIGAVAEVLANTRADPDPGQPHFLAPADLQVIKAAGVTFAASMIERVIEEQAKGDPARAEGVRRTVVDAIGTDLRAVKPGSPEAAHLKSVLMAQGLWSQYLEVGIGPDAEVFTKAPVLAAVGTGRQIGIHPKSEWNNPEPEVVLAVTRRGEIVGATLGNDVNLRDFEGRSALLLSKAKDNNASCAIGPFIRLFDETFGLDDVRRCELTLRVEGEDGYVLSGSSSMAQISRDPTDLVAQTLNRNHQYPDGFLLFLGTLFAPTEDRDHPGGGFTHKLGDRVSIATPKLGALRNVVTHSDSAPPWEFGLGQLMRNLGARGLLGR; from the coding sequence ATGCTGACTCCTGAAAATACGCTGCCGGCGGACGGCGCCGGCGCCACGCTGGTGGGCAGGGCGTGGACGCCAGGCCATGCGGGCGGACCCGGCGGGCCTTCGCCGGTCGTCCTGCGCGGCGACGGCGTGTACGACCTTTCCGCCGCCTTCCCGACGCTGAGCGAGCTGCTGGACGCGGCGGACCCGGCGCAGGCCGTGCGCGCCGCCGAAGGCCGCCGTATCGGCGCCGTCGCCGAGGTGCTGGCGAACACGCGCGCGGACCCCGATCCCGGCCAGCCCCATTTCCTGGCGCCGGCCGATCTGCAGGTGATCAAGGCGGCGGGCGTGACGTTCGCGGCCAGCATGATCGAGCGGGTCATCGAGGAACAGGCCAAGGGCGATCCGGCGCGGGCCGAAGGCGTGCGGCGCACCGTGGTCGACGCGATAGGCACGGACCTGCGCGCGGTAAAGCCCGGCTCGCCGGAAGCGGCCCATCTCAAGTCGGTGCTCATGGCGCAGGGCCTGTGGTCCCAATATCTGGAAGTGGGCATCGGTCCCGATGCCGAGGTCTTCACCAAGGCGCCGGTCCTTGCGGCGGTCGGCACGGGCAGGCAGATCGGCATCCATCCCAAATCCGAATGGAACAATCCCGAGCCCGAGGTGGTCCTGGCGGTGACGCGCCGGGGCGAGATCGTCGGCGCGACCTTGGGCAACGACGTCAACCTGCGCGACTTCGAAGGCCGCAGCGCGCTGCTGCTGAGCAAGGCCAAGGACAACAACGCCTCCTGCGCGATCGGGCCCTTCATCCGCCTGTTCGACGAGACCTTCGGCCTGGACGACGTGCGCCGCTGCGAGTTGACGCTGCGCGTGGAAGGCGAGGACGGCTACGTGCTGAGCGGGTCGAGCTCGATGGCGCAGATCAGCCGCGATCCCACGGACCTGGTGGCGCAGACGCTGAACCGCAACCACCAGTATCCCGACGGCTTCCTGCTGTTCCTGGGCACCTTGTTCGCGCCGACCGAGGACCGGGATCATCCGGGCGGCGGCTTCACGCACAAGCTCGGCGACCGGGTCAGCATCGCCACGCCGAAGCTGGGCGCCTTGCGCAACGTCGTGACGCACAGCGACAGCGCGCCGCCCTGGGAGTTCGGGCTGGGCCAGTTGATGCGGAACCTGGGGGCGCGCGGGTTGTTGGGGCGCTGA